The following proteins are co-located in the Methanobrevibacter sp. genome:
- the gatD gene encoding Glu-tRNA(Gln) amidotransferase subunit GatD, with protein sequence MTYKENAEKFIETYGLGIGDTVKINKEDISYTGILLDRPEDADDGYLVLKLSSGYNIGVAIENTTAELVEKGEKPKIGFGESEIPNDPDKQNISIVSTGGTVSSVIDYRTGAVHPAFTASDLIKANPELLDYANYNVKALYNILSEDMKPEYWVKAAEEIANDISNGTDGVVIAHGTDTMHYTAAALSFMLKTPVPIVITGAQRSSDRPSSDANINLIDSVIAAKSDIAEVSVCMHGSLNDKYTYLHKGTKVRKMHTSRRDTFRSINAQPIAKIENKKVNINPDYAYTKRGENELELNTSIESKVGFIKSFPGISPDYIEYHIDKGYKGLVIEGTGLGHVPNELIDSFKRARDENIPVIMTSQCLYGRVNMNVYSTGRNIIDAGVISGIDMTPETTYVKLCWALGQSDDYSEVKEIMHKNIAGEFSKKSSIKDFLN encoded by the coding sequence ATGACTTACAAAGAAAATGCTGAGAAATTTATTGAAACCTATGGTTTAGGTATAGGAGATACCGTTAAAATCAACAAGGAAGATATCTCCTATACTGGTATCTTACTTGACAGACCAGAGGATGCTGATGATGGATATTTAGTTTTAAAATTATCCAGCGGATACAATATCGGAGTAGCTATCGAAAATACTACTGCAGAACTCGTTGAAAAAGGTGAAAAACCTAAAATAGGATTTGGAGAAAGTGAAATTCCAAACGATCCTGATAAACAGAACATTTCAATCGTTTCAACCGGTGGTACAGTATCATCCGTTATCGACTACAGAACCGGAGCAGTTCACCCTGCTTTTACCGCTTCAGACCTTATAAAAGCTAATCCGGAATTATTGGACTATGCTAACTACAACGTTAAAGCTTTATATAATATATTAAGTGAAGACATGAAACCTGAATACTGGGTAAAAGCTGCTGAAGAAATAGCAAACGATATCTCAAACGGTACTGACGGTGTTGTAATTGCACACGGTACTGATACTATGCACTACACTGCAGCTGCATTAAGCTTCATGCTTAAAACTCCAGTTCCTATTGTCATTACAGGTGCACAGAGAAGTTCCGACAGACCTTCAAGTGATGCGAACATCAACTTAATCGATTCTGTAATCGCTGCTAAATCAGACATTGCAGAAGTATCCGTATGTATGCACGGAAGCTTAAATGACAAATACACTTACTTACATAAAGGAACCAAAGTAAGAAAAATGCACACTTCAAGAAGAGATACATTCAGAAGCATCAACGCTCAGCCAATAGCTAAAATTGAAAACAAAAAAGTCAACATTAATCCCGACTACGCCTATACCAAACGTGGTGAAAACGAGTTGGAATTGAATACTTCTATTGAATCAAAAGTAGGTTTCATCAAAAGTTTCCCAGGAATTTCTCCTGACTACATTGAATATCACATTGATAAAGGATACAAAGGACTTGTCATTGAAGGAACCGGTCTTGGACACGTTCCAAATGAACTCATCGATTCATTCAAAAGAGCAAGAGATGAAAACATTCCAGTCATCATGACATCACAATGTCTCTACGGAAGAGTCAACATGAACGTTTACTCAACCGGACGTAACATCATCGATGCAGGCGTAATCTCAGGTATCGACATGACTCCTGAAACCACCTACGTGAAATTATGCTGGGCATTAGGTCAAAGCGATGACTACAGTGAAGTAAAAGAGATCATGCACAAGAACATTGCAGGTGAATTCAGCAAAAAATCCTCCATTAAGGATTTCTTGAACTAG
- the gatE gene encoding Glu-tRNA(Gln) amidotransferase subunit GatE yields MDYEKLGLKMGLEIHQQLNSEHKLFCPCKTELVDDDFDEIVQRKLRPTQSELGEIDRAALQESLRGMNFKYENFAKHTCLVENDDEPPHSLNEEALDICITIACLMNMHVVDEFHTMRKQVIDGSNTGGFQRTGMVATDGYLETPYGKVVIESLGLEEDAARRIETKDGFTEFRLDRLGIPLAEVTTDPSMHHPDQVREVAYMLGQILRSTNVKRGLGTIRQDLNISIAEGARVEIKGVQDLDLMAEIVNREIQRQLTLIDIKKQLKERNAEVLDEIHDLDELFEDTESKILKSAETIKAVVLKGYDGLIGVEVQPGRRFGTEIASYAKKRGVSGIFHSDELPAYGITQEEVDKVADYLNIGEEDAFIIVAHDEDIAVSALEEVKRRAALGLDGVVEETRKALEDGNTEYMRPLPTANRMYLETDIPLFKITSDRVEPIANNLPELPDVKQARIIEEYNLSEDLAAQLVRRQEADMFEAILADVDVDSTPVASLLAYDLREIKREGHDINVLTLDHFKGIFTLLAEGKIAKDSVRKLTVETIKAPESEVAEIAEKNNLTMLSEEDVVKIISEIVAKNEGMVKERQMGAMGPLMGICMKQLKGKADGGMVNKTVREEIQKLI; encoded by the coding sequence ATGGATTACGAAAAATTAGGATTAAAAATGGGACTTGAAATTCACCAACAATTGAACAGTGAACACAAATTATTCTGTCCTTGTAAAACAGAGCTTGTTGATGATGACTTTGATGAAATAGTTCAAAGGAAATTAAGACCAACCCAATCAGAGCTTGGAGAAATCGACAGAGCTGCACTTCAGGAATCTTTAAGAGGAATGAACTTCAAATACGAAAACTTCGCAAAACACACCTGTCTTGTTGAAAACGATGACGAGCCACCTCACAGCTTAAACGAGGAAGCACTTGACATCTGTATTACAATTGCATGCTTAATGAATATGCATGTTGTTGACGAGTTCCATACAATGAGAAAACAGGTTATTGACGGAAGTAACACCGGTGGGTTCCAGAGAACCGGTATGGTTGCAACCGACGGATACCTTGAAACCCCATACGGAAAAGTTGTAATCGAAAGTTTAGGTCTTGAAGAGGATGCTGCAAGAAGAATTGAAACCAAAGACGGTTTTACCGAGTTCAGATTGGACAGACTTGGAATACCTCTTGCTGAAGTAACCACTGACCCTTCAATGCACCACCCGGATCAGGTACGTGAAGTTGCATACATGCTCGGTCAAATCTTGAGAAGTACCAACGTTAAAAGAGGACTCGGTACAATCAGACAGGACTTGAACATTTCCATTGCAGAAGGAGCACGTGTGGAAATCAAAGGTGTACAGGACTTGGACTTGATGGCTGAAATCGTAAACCGTGAAATCCAAAGACAGCTTACTTTAATTGACATTAAAAAACAGCTTAAAGAAAGAAATGCTGAAGTATTGGATGAAATCCACGATTTAGATGAACTCTTTGAAGATACCGAATCCAAAATCTTGAAATCAGCTGAAACCATCAAAGCAGTAGTTTTAAAAGGCTACGACGGATTGATTGGTGTTGAAGTACAGCCTGGAAGAAGATTCGGAACTGAAATTGCAAGCTATGCTAAAAAACGTGGAGTATCAGGTATTTTCCACTCCGATGAATTGCCTGCATACGGAATCACCCAGGAAGAAGTTGACAAAGTAGCTGATTACTTAAACATCGGCGAAGAAGACGCATTCATTATTGTAGCTCACGATGAAGACATTGCAGTTTCCGCTTTAGAGGAAGTAAAAAGAAGAGCAGCACTCGGTTTAGATGGAGTAGTTGAAGAAACCCGTAAGGCATTAGAAGACGGTAACACCGAATACATGAGACCTCTTCCAACCGCTAACAGAATGTATCTTGAAACAGACATTCCATTATTCAAAATTACATCTGACAGAGTTGAACCCATTGCAAACAACTTACCTGAACTTCCTGACGTAAAACAGGCAAGAATCATTGAAGAATACAACTTAAGTGAAGACCTTGCTGCACAACTTGTCAGAAGACAGGAAGCAGACATGTTTGAAGCTATTTTGGCAGATGTTGATGTGGACTCAACTCCTGTAGCATCACTTCTTGCATATGACCTTCGTGAGATCAAAAGGGAAGGCCATGACATTAATGTTTTAACCTTAGACCATTTCAAAGGAATCTTTACTCTCCTAGCAGAAGGTAAAATTGCAAAAGACAGCGTACGTAAACTTACCGTTGAAACCATAAAAGCACCTGAAAGCGAAGTAGCTGAAATTGCTGAGAAAAACAACTTGACCATGCTCAGCGAAGAGGACGTCGTTAAAATCATTTCAGAAATCGTTGCTAAAAACGAAGGAATGGTAAAAGAACGTCAAATGGGAGCTATGGGTCCTTTAATGGGTATATGTATGAAACAGCTCAAAGGAAAAGCAGACGGTGGTATGGTCAACAAGACCGTACGTGAAGAAATTC